In the genome of Pichia kudriavzevii chromosome 4, complete sequence, one region contains:
- a CDS encoding uncharacterized protein (PKUD0D00340; similar to Saccharomyces cerevisiae YGL179C (TOS3) and YER129W (SAK1); ancestral locus Anc_8.140), with the protein MGNKRDISTQYKLLEIIGRGKFGTVHKGYNVDTKQVVAIKILNLDTDHEEVKDIQQEIQFLSSLKSVPNITHYYGSYLKGHKLWILMDYCAGGSVRTLLKPGPLQEKYISVITRELLIALQFIHEHNVIHRDIKAANILISKEGRVKLCDFGVAAQLSSTALKRTTMAGTPYWMAPEVITEGATYNVKADIWSTGITIYEMATGNPPYSDKDALRAMQYITQHEPPRLEGRQYGPLLKEIISICLEEKPDVRPSAEELLKTKFIKNGKGYPTTLIKEVIGKYLVWRDNRAENNSHEDSPNGNTDREPTNPNEVGRPINDNNINGDGLTELEMSSTVSIAETTTSQGEGENIKWDFDSLKSAEFISENNIHLHGEETSKFEDFAFEANMNTNREFTTSPYNRTFTIGNTMINNGISNNKHLINTATTNQLDSIINSQVELPSMREPPKALLELFMEDAEYTGTSNNNPRNNSNNAKEYNNGYPDYDQNPLADLNMKKVEKPISISNPPQSEPSIPSRQQISSPLVSIEIPNMDVIENEIQEREKQRSRSATVNLMPNSHNNSNVTLNPSLPKVESFISDQPLPVRKPTMSMPHRTPSPARALEQLNTNLQSSPSKQSSPLHMKPLSVTISQPLLQPLNNSSNKNKLQINLASIPNNKSATSSGPQTAPITSSTNAELLDSSIRQRSQMRIQMPVPVSATVGSFSNVFKENNTRQGSEGTDVNQFGFEVNSSSIPLAMTPVTEKPFFPNNTTTPEKELSRGESNPSHGSKISSFTSTSNSQLSKPFERKSSMESSLKYQPFSLQSTASVDNHYFSNQHSDNDKNTSIESDDYEKADVTLTNENISSNENAVTGLGMTTLNDSNKAVSQKNISEQHNFLAQDKLHDILTNTYMDINIISGFGLSINGSENDDEKQTNEIYTAEIDNLLRNMGDVLDILITGLR; encoded by the coding sequence ATGGGAAATAAGAGGGATATATCAACGCAGTACAAGCTTTTGGAAATCATTGGAAGGGGGAAGTTTGGAACTGTCCACAAAGGGTACAATGTTGACACCAAACAGGTGGTTGCTATTAAAATATTGAATCTGGATACCGATCATGAAGAAGTTAAGGATATACAACAGGAAATTCAGTTTCTCTCCTCCCTGAAAAGCGTCCCCAACATAACGCATTATTATGGGTCATATTTGAAAGGTCACAAGTTGTGGATTTTAATGGATTATTGTGCTGGAGGTTCGGTTCGTACCTTGTTGAAACCAGGACCTCTACAGGAGAAATACATCTCCGTCATTACCAGGGAACTTTTGATTGCCCTGCAGTTTATTCATGAACATAACGTTATTCACAGAGATATTAAGGCTGCAAATATACTAATAAGCAAGGAAGGTAGGGTGAAGTTGTGTGACTTTGGTGTTGCCGCCCAACTGTCTTCAACTGCCTTGAAAAGAACAACCATGGCTGGAACCCCTTATTGGATGGCTCCTGAGGTCATCACAGAGGGCGCCACATACAATGTCAAAGCAGATATCTGGTCCACCGGTATTACAATATATGAAATGGCCACCGGGAATCCTCCGTACAGCGATAAAGATGCCTTGAGAGCAATGCAATATATTACCCAGCATGAGCCACCCAGACTAGAAGGTAGGCAATATGGTCCCCTGTTGAAGGAGATCATATCTATTtgtttggaagaaaaaccaGATGTCAGGCCCTCGGCTGAAGAATTGctcaaaaccaaatttatcaaaaatggaaaggGGTACCCTACTACCCTAATTAAAGAGGTGATTGGTAAGTATTTAGTCTGGAGAGATAATAGGGCTGAAAATAACTCTCATGAAGATAGTCCAAATGGTAACACAGATAGGGAACCTACCAATCCAAATGAAGTTGGAAGACCAATCAATGATAACAACATCAACGGAGATGGCCTCACGGAGCTTGAAATGTCATCTACAGTGTCTATCGCTGAGACTACCACAAGCCAAGGAGAAGGGGAGAACATTAAGTGGgattttgattctttgaagTCTGCAGAATTCATTTCAGAAAACAACATACATTTGCATGGAGAAGAAACCAgtaaatttgaagattttgcATTTGAAGCTAACATGAACACAAACAGAGAATTTACTACCTCGCCTTATAACAGGACATTTACAATAGGTAACACAATGATCAATAATGGAATTTCCAACAATAAACACCTGATAAATACAGCCACAACCAACCAATTGGATTCTATAATCAACTCTCAGGTGGAACTGCCAAGTATGAGAGAACCACCAAAGGCACTATTAGAATTATTCATGGAGGATGCAGAATATACTGGTACTAGTAACAATAATCCAAGGAATAACTCAAATAATGCCAAGGAGTATAATAACGGATATCCTGATTACGACCAAAACCCCTTGGCTGATTTGAACATGAAGAAAGTCGAAAAGCCCATCAGCATTTCAAATCCTCCACAGAGTGAACCATCCATACCGTCTCGCCAGCAAATCAGCTCTCCTTTAGTCTCGATCGAGATTCCTAACATGGATGTAATAGAAAACGAAATACAAGAAAGGGAGAAGCAAAGGTCAAGATCGGCGACTGTCAATTTGATGCCTAATTCAcataataatagtaatgTAACTCTCAATCCAAGTTTGCCGAAAGTTGAGTCTTTTATATCTGATCAACCATTACCAGTGAGGAAACCTACTATGTCTATGCCACACAGAACACCATCTCCAGCCAGAGCTTTAGAGCAACTAAATACAAACTTACAATCATCGCCATCAAAGCAATCGAGCCCACTCCATATGAAGCCATTGTCTGTCACAATTTCGCAACCGTTACTTCAACCTTTAAATAATTcctcaaataaaaacaagttgCAGATCAACTTAGCAAGTATTCCAAACAATAAAAGTGCAACTTCTTCGGGCCCACAAACTGCACCAATTACCAGTTCAACGAATGCTGAActtttggattcttcaattaGACAAAGATCGCAAATGAGAATCCAAATGCCTGTACCTGTTTCTGCTACTGTTGGTTCCTTTAGTAATgtatttaaagaaaataatacaaGGCAAGGCTCTGAGGGCACAGATGTAAAtcaatttggatttgaagTGAATTCATCGTCAATCCCACTAGCGATGACACCTGTCACTGAGAAACCATTTTTTCCCAATAATACCACGACTCCTGAGAAAGAATTGTCAAGAGGTGAAAGCAATCCTTCCCATGGCTCAAAAATCAGTAGCTTcacttcaacatcaaattctCAACTTTCAAAGCCCTTTGAACGCAAATCATCCATGGAATCAAGCCTCAAATACCAACCATTTTCATTGCAATCGACTGCGTCAGTGGATAACCACTATTTTTCCAACCAGCATAGTGATAATGACAAGAATACCTCCATTGAATCTGATGATTATGAAAAAGCAGATGTTACGCTGACTAACGAAAATATTTCAagcaatgaaaatgcagTTACAGGATTAGGTATGACGACATTGAATGATAGTAACAAAGCAGTTTCGCAAAAGAACATTTCAGAACAGCATAATTTCTTAGCACAAGATAAACTACATGACATCCTCACCAATACATATATGGACATCAATATAATATCAGGATTTGGATTGAGTATCAATGGttctgaaaatgatgatgagaaacaaacaaatgaaatttaTACAgctgaaattgataatttaTTAAGGAACATGGGGGATGTGTTGGATATATTGATCACTGGTTTAAGATGA
- a CDS encoding uncharacterized protein (PKUD0D00400; similar to Saccharomyces cerevisiae YER126C (NSA2); ancestral locus Anc_8.137): MPQNDYIEQHIKKHGKRLDFDERKRKREARESHRIAKDAQSLKGWKGKQFAKKRYAEKVAMKKKIKAHEESKLKGPSKPKEDDGEALPTYLLDRQQQNTAKAISSSIKQKRMEKADKYSVPLPKVRGISEEEMFKVLKTGKQKNKSWKRMITKHTFVGEGFTRRPVKMERIIRPSALRQKKANVVHPELGVTVLLPILAVKKNPQSPMYTQMGVLTKGTIIEVNVSELGLVTAGGKVVWGKYAQITNEPDRDGVVNAVLLV; this comes from the coding sequence ATGCCACAAAACGATTATATTGAGCAACATATCAAGAAGCATGGTAAAAGATtagattttgatgaaagaaagagaaagagagaggCTAGAGAATCACACCGAATTGCAAAGGATGCACAATCGTTAAAGGGTTGGAAGGGTAAACAATTTGCTAAGAAACGTTATGCAGAGAAGGTtgcaatgaagaagaagatcaaGGCGCATGAGGAGAGTAAATTGAAGGGACCTAGTAAACCAAAGGAGGATGATGGTGAAGCATTACCAACGTATTTGTTAGACAGACAGCAACAGAACACTGCCAAGGCAATATCATCGTCTATCAAACAGAAGAGGATGGAAAAGGCTGATAAATACTCTGTCCCATTACCTAAAGTTAGAGGTATCTCGGAGGAGGAGATGTTCAAAGTGCTCAAGACAGGTaagcaaaaaaataaatccTGGAAAAGAATGATTACAAAGCATACTTTTGTTGGAGAAGGATTTACTAGAAGACCTGTCAAGATGGAAAGAATTATCAGACCTTCTGCATTAAGACAAAAGAAGGCCAATGTTGTTCATCCAGAATTAGGTGTGACAGTCCTATTGCCTATATTGGCAGTCAAAAAGAACCCACAGTCTCCAATGTACACACAAATGGGTGTTTTAACTAAGGGTACAATCATTGAAGTCAACGTCTCTGAACTTGGTTTGGTTACTGCTGGTGGTAAGGTAGTTTGGGGTAAATATGCACAAATTACAAATGAACCTGATAGAGATGGTGTTGTCAATGCAGTTTTATTAGTGTAA
- a CDS encoding uncharacterized protein (PKUD0D00360) has product MNNAISQVSPCTSVSCLSVHVPPQRNKSYCVVKDLQILNNGFKSKNLNGPTSIQFDNNPQLCFAGELDISFSTLEENRTSSHSHLSTSSVSPNSIFTVSPSLKSAYTMRRNSSLRYLQRKNSVYSFSRELRMNTYNLNSKSTSPVSSRRTSVLVCQFDLGPNDPLSFTSNLCQGKKDCYFEIEKAPIRKPQLTSNLKIPPLCIGYSIKPKFTCFIDRLQSRLAKHSYTIPHSRCRCHCDIPLETFSLHSEALPTMHENIELATKDPGDYHPVTIPGQIKRCREERVNSKYLLQYAIYTSNEIHGYFRDITMEDIDIFDELLIDTYSIVAESMKVASIEMFFDDCFTCKLRRKFESRGLLKEIDKELIDNLRLASVTRFKLWNTATLHPRCDEIPSINRITDDVYSPFSVETCRVPWLSITDLKEGKAINRLNKKAGLLKGSNIQFVLKNCSSKRWIPTNANSL; this is encoded by the coding sequence ATGAATAATGCCATATCACAAGTATCGCCATGCACTTCGGTTTCTTGCCTCTCAGTTCACGTTCCCCCACAGAGAAATAAATCATACTGTGTTGTAAAGGACCTGCAAATCTTGAATAATGGATTCAAGAGCAAGAACTTGAACGGTCCAACTTCCATCcaatttgataataatCCCCAATTGTGTTTTGCTGGAGAACTGGATATCTCCTTCTCCactttggaagaaaacCGAACCTCTTCGCATTCACACTTATCAACTTCCTCGGTGTCGCCTAACAGTATCTTCACTGTTTCCCCTTCTTTGAAGTCTGCATACACCATGCGAAGGAATTCTTCACTTAGGTATttacaaagaaagaattcCGTTTATTCCTTCTCTCGGGAGTTGAGAATGAATACATACAATCTGAACTCAAAATCCACCTCACCTGTAAGCTCCAGAAGAACCTCAGTTTTGGTATGCCAATTTGACCTGGGACCAAATGACCCATTATCCTTTACTAGCAACCTCTGCCAAGGAAAGAAAGACTGTTACTTTGAAATCGAGAAGGCCCCAATAAGAAAACCTCAATtaacttcaaatttaaagatCCCGCCACTTTGTATTGGGTATAGTATTAAGCCCAAATTCACGTGTTTCATTGATAGGCTGCAATCCAGACTTGCAAAACACAGTTACACTATTCCACATTCGAGATGCCGCTGTCATTGTGACATTCCATTAGAAACATTCTCACTGCATTCAGAGGCTTTGCCGACAATgcatgaaaatattgaactTGCTACTAAGGATCCAGGAGACTACCACCCAGTTACCATCCCAGGTCAAATTAAAAGGTGTAGGGAGGAAAGAGTTAACTCGAAATATTTGCTACAGTATGCAATATATACGTCTAATGAGATCCATGGATATTTCCGAGATATCACTATGGAggatattgatatttttgatgaGCTCCTGATAGATACATATTCAATTGTAGCAGAAAGTATGAAAGTAGCTAGCATAGAAATGTTTTTTGATGATTGTTTTACCTGTAAGTTGAGACGTAAATTCGAATCCCGAGGGTTACTAAAAGAAATCGACAAGGAATTGATTGACAATTTAAGATTGGCTTCGGTTACAAGATTTAAGCTGTGGAATACAGCAACTCTACACCCAAGGTGTGATGAAATACCTAGTATTAATAGAATCACCGATGATGTATACTCTCCTTTCTCAGTTGAAACATGTAGGGTACCATGGTTGAGTATCACTGATTTGAAAGAAGGTAAAGCAATAAATAGATTGAATAAAAAGGCAGGGCTGCTGAAGGGCTCAAATATACAGTTCGTTCTTAAAAACTGCTCAAGCAAACGTTGGATTCCTACCAATGCCAATAGTTTATAG
- a CDS encoding uncharacterized protein (PKUD0D00370; Pfam Domains: Pkinase(1.2e-40)): MDWARRVLGRPNKDGGDGRRRNSLRKFPERQYGVQRRILGQGSSCKVFLYEKCGEKSLFAVKTFTRSDLKDEDQIRMIEKELLIHRLASHEKYTVKLIDAFTVKKKMDFFIVLEYMPCSLADLYNTYKALLPQTDRLCYFKQIVEGVMYLQSKDIAHRDIKLENCCIDTRGNIKIIDFGSSTLGNLGYGMAGSPIYCAPEIQNSLSYNSFVSDVWSLGIILVNLFYVSTTKWKTAHRNDRFYVVYLKEPIMKNVVNSLAGDLSSEFVSLQPAVDDIILKLLTVDVTHRITLQQLTQNELWFNEISCCTDTNHENGSPPLIHSHSLFLNRLSSL; encoded by the coding sequence ATGGATTGGGCACGACGGGTGTTGGGGAGACCCAATAAGGATGGTGGTGATGGTAGGAGGAGAAACAGCCTTCGAAAGTTTCCTGAGCGGCAATATGGGGTGCAAAGACGAATTTTAGGACAAGGTTCATCTTGCAAAGTGTTTCTCTATGAAAAATGCGGTGAAAAATCACTTTTTGCTGTGAAAACATTTACAAGAAGCGATTTAAAGGATGAAGATCAGATAAGAATGATAGAGAAAGAACTATTAATCCACCGTCTTGCATCCCATGAGAAATACACTGTTAAGTTGATTGATGCTTTCACCGTTAAAAAGAAGATGGACTTCTTTATTGTCCTCGAATACATGCCTTGTTCCCTGGCTGATTTGTACAACACATACAAAGCCCTCCTGCCACAAACAGATAGGCTCTGTTACTTCAAGCAGATTGTGGAAGGTGTAATGTATCTTCAATCCAAAGACATTGCACATCGAGACATCAAACTGGAAAACTGCTGCATCGACACTCGGGgtaatatcaaaatcattgactTTGGATCCTCAACACTGGGGAATCTTGGTTATGGAATGGCTGGGTCACCCATTTATTGTGCTCCTGAAATCCAAAACTCCCTGAGCTATAATTCTTTTGTTAGTGATGTTTGGTCTTTGGGGATCATTCTCGTCAATCTCTTTTACGTCTCCACgacaaaatggaaaacgGCGCATCGTAACGATCGATTTTATGTTGTTTATCTGAAGGAGCCCATTATGAAAAATGTGGTCAATTCTTTGGCTGGAGATCTTTCTTCAGAATTTGTCTCTTTACAGCCTGCTGTGGATGATATCATTCTTAAATTACTAACAGTGGATGTTACCCACAGAATTACCTTACAACAATTAACTCAAAACGAACTCTGGTTTAACGAGATTTCCTGTTGTACGGACACGAATCATGAAAATGGATCCCCTCCCTTGATCCATTCTCATAGCTTGTTCCTTAATCGGTTGTCATCCCTCTAA
- a CDS encoding uncharacterized protein (PKUD0D00380; similar to Saccharomyces cerevisiae YBR260C (RGD1); ancestral locus Anc_1.342), protein MSDQVPPSSPALLEEDKIKEILVSDSSFSILAQRLKQSIRACEEFSSFISRKCHAEQKYSKEIGRIVNHCDHSIVSNNVIVGGSFIESLKKVIHFDEKVNGVKDPYITALQTMADQLEALVQHFTMLRKQLKERGNKAEKEVMDAISMAKKARNRYFNLCTELEKVRSADKNQTKITLQGRKTNSQQDEDLKIKIKDAEDDYNKKANASQRLKNSLITRERPKIANQFKNLIIELDYAMQIQLQKYSIYTESLVVGMGNQINPINGSDSMKKIATNVDLEKNLYYYLKGSTQRKNESLEPVEFKRHPIVGGVLPKPATKSSTSKPRNFSTNSKAATSSGVPPPVSSQNLSVTPIHNSTFNDSTKGNLKASEISTGGNGQQYSSLISSKSTLPPIPTLDMEDPSLAKSYNSLDPGRSPQLKGPRPFDSDHNDSTASFGDNSMNFDSTNGYMLSTDSLGGHLFGLPLEALDLNEEAVPLFVIKCIELIEKYGSNTEGIYRLSPNKATFDELKHAINMNPQNLSLLEPKNPNNVSSEYVYMISSLLKRFFASLPEPLLTNEQRDYYLQAAELSDKMERQTKVHQLIFELPDSNYFTLRDLLGHLRRLSQLPTVRMDSKNLSIVWANNLLGGDFDSKEELEIQSRVVEDLIEFAPSIFTYEDEEGE, encoded by the coding sequence ATGAGTGATCAGGTGCCTCCATCGAGCCCGGCTCTTTTAGAAGAGGACAAAATCAAGGAGATTTTGGTTTCAGATTCCAGTTTCAGTATTTTAGCACAACGGTTAAAGCAGAGTATTAGGGCATGTGAGGAGTTTTCCTCATTTATATCTAGAAAATGTCATGCTGAACAGAAATATTCCAAAGAAATAGGTAGGATTGTCAATCACTGTGACCATTCGATAGTATCAAATAACGTTATTGTTGGTGGTTCATTTattgaaagtttgaaaaaagtgaTTCATTTTGATGAGAAGGTAAATGGTGTTAAAGATCCTTATATAACGGCATTACAAACAATGGCTGACCAGTTAGAGGCTTTAGTCCAGCACTTTACAATGCTAAGGAAACAACTAAAGGAAAGGGGGAATAAGGCTGAGAAGGAGGTTATGGATGCAATTAGTATGGCCAAAAAGGCTAGAAATAGATATTTTAATTTATGTACTGAACTAGAAAAGGTTAGAAGTGCTGataaaaatcaaaccaAGATAACACTTCAAGGTAGGAAAACCAATTCACAACAAGATGAAGACTTGAagatcaaaatcaaagatgcCGAAGATGATTACAATAAAAAGGCAAATGCCTCTCAGCGGCTGAAAAATTCTTTGATCACCAGAGAAAGACCAAAGATTGCAAACCAGTTCAAGAACTTGATTATAGAGCTGGACTATGCGATGCAAATTCAGCTACAAAAATATTCGATTTACACAGAGAGTTTGGTAGTAGGAATGGGTAACCAAATCAACCCAATCAATGGATCGGATtccatgaaaaaaattgcaacTAATGTCgatttggagaagaatCTCTACTATTACTTGAAGGGTTCTACACAGAGGAAGAACGAAAGTTTAGAACCAGTGGAATTTAAAAGACATCCGATAGTCGGTGGTGTTTTGCCAAAGCCAGCTACAAAGTCATCGACCTCAAAACCAAGAAATTTCTCAACCAATTCTAAAGCAGCCACATCTTCTGGTGTTCCCCCTCCAGTTTCTTCTCAGAACCTATCAGTAACACCAATACATAACTCTACTTTTAATGATTCCACTAAGGGAAATCTCAAAGCATCTGAGATTTCAACCGGTGGTAATGGGCAACaatattcttctttgatttcatccaaatcaacTCTGCCTCCTATACCAACTTTGGATATGGAGGATCCATCACTAGCAAAGTCATACAACTCATTAGACCCGGGACGCAGTCCACAACTGAAAGGGCCTAGACCCTTTGATTCGGATCACAATGATTCAACTGCTTCCTTTGGCGATAACAGTATGAACTTTGACTCAACAAATGGATACATGTTGAGTACCGATAGTTTAGGGGGTCATTTATTTGGTTTGCCATTGGAAGCTCTTGATTTAAATGAGGAAGCCGTTCCATTATTTGTCATCAAATGTATTGAGTTGATCGAAAAATATGGCTCAAACACTGAAGGAATATATAGACTGAGTCCTAATAAAGCAACATTTGATGAGCTAAAACATGCCATCAATATGAATCCACAAAATTTGTCATTATTGGAGCCTAAAAATCCAAACAATGTTTCTTCCGAATACGTTTATATGATTTCTTCCTTGCTGAAAAGATTCTTTGCATCTCTACCGGAACCTCTGCTAACAAATGAACAAAGAGATTACTATTTACAAGCTGCAGAATTGAGTgataaaatggaaagaCAGACCAAGGTTCATCAGCTGATTTTTGAATTACCTGATTCAAACTATTTTACACTAAGAGATCTGTTGGGACATCTCAGACGCCTAAGCCAATTACCTACTGTGAGGATGGACTCTAAAAATCTTTCTATTGTATGGGCAAACAACTTGTTGGGAGGTGATTTTGActcaaaagaagaacttgaaaTCCAAAGTCgtgttgttgaagatttaaTCGAATTTGCCCCATCGATATTTACTTACGAAGACGAGGAAGGAGAGTGA
- a CDS encoding uncharacterized protein (PKUD0D00350) has protein sequence MASHVLFTWDERSFKNKTSEKDGLLYTRIAVSEKIKINNANDPLLQHLKHETISNHGNTHFKGLTYRLDILSINEVNFEQYSSTITEGNLEKINNNGLLKDMGIDNLYLWVYGLLVEGTYNNEKLYRFELLETLGELNWTIKYLYEGLFRAVLSVRLDKCGDVNMDEYFLEDLQELYRKDLLNQQKERIWNSERRHLMEQIHLLESRTEIDKLREDVRNMRKLQLAYFIPLINEYNNEIRQLKRQLDSNSDSLFINSRKRCTTSNTSLSKDVEVVDEKKSSSDFDGNDQIFLRDRDKRMKIISVEDKHTQQAFEGGECGVITIKDEEYSRRDNRSPKYNTTSRKRIVSHDSNRSSTAPQQSISMEVAETQRDSPEEPLPSFAVQNVIVLDSLTQPNAQLNERSVFSDKELSSSKQSLKTAATVVSDDEGTDISTDDSTDISE, from the coding sequence ATGGCTAGTCATGTATTGTTTACGTGGGATGAAAgaagtttcaaaaacaaaacatcGGAGAAAGATGGTTTGTTGTATACAAGAATAGCAGTTAgtgagaaaatcaaaatcaataatgCCAATGATCCCTTATTACAACATCTGAAACATGAAACGATTTCAAATCATGGAAATACCCATTTTAAGGGTCTTACATACAGGTTGGATATATTGAGTATAAATGAAGTTAATTTTGAGCAGTATTCAAGTACAATTACTGAGGGgaatttagaaaaaataaataacaATGGTCTCTTAAAAGACATGGGAATAGATAATCTTTATTTATGGGTATATGGGTTACTCGTTGAAGGAACATACAATAACGAGAAATTGTACAGATTTGAACTACTTGAGACTTTGGGTGAACTTAATTGGACAATAAAATACCTTTATGAAGGATTATTTAGAGCTGTCCTTAGCGTCAGGCTCGATAAATGTGGTGATGTTAATATGGATGAATACTTCCTTGAAGATCTACAAGAGTTGTACAGAAAAGACTTATTGAaccaacaaaaagaaaggatATGGAATTCGGAACGGAGACATTTAATGGAACAAATTCATTTGTTAGAAAGTAGAACtgaaattgacaaattACGGGAAGATGTTCGTAATATGAGGAAATTACAGTTAGCATACTTTATACCACTAATAAACGAATATAACAATGAAATAAGACAATTGAAAAGACAATTAGATAGCAACAGTGACAGCTTGTTtataaattcaagaaagaGATGCACAACCAGCAACACAAGTTTGAGTAAAGATGTTGAAGTAGTTGACGAAAAAAAGAGTTCCTCTGATTTTGATGGAAATGATCAAATATTCCTCCGGGATCGAGATAAACggatgaaaataataagCGTAGAAGATAAACACACTCAGCAAGCATTTGAGGGAGGAGAGTGTGGGGTAATCACTATAAAAGATGAGGAATACAGTAGGCGGGATAATAGGTCGCCAAAATATAATACAACATCCCGTAAGAGAATAGTTTCTCATGATTCAAATAGGAGCTCTACAGCGCCCCAACAGAGTATATCTATGGAGGTTGCAGAAACTCAAAGAGATTCTCCGGAAGAACCGCTGCCTTCTTTCGCCGTGCAAAATGTCATTGTATTAGACAGTTTAACACAGCCTAATGCACAACTTAACGAAAGGTCGGTTTTCTCAGACAAAGAGTTATCAAGTAGTAAACAGAGTCTGAAAACGGCAGCAACAGTTGTATCTGACGATGAAGGTACAGATATTTCTACTGATGATTCTACTGATATCTCTGAATGA
- a CDS encoding uncharacterized protein (PKUD0D00390; similar to Saccharomyces cerevisiae YER127W (LCP5); ancestral locus Anc_8.138) encodes MSLTNQESLDDLLLSISESVDSTASVLGKIENDFDLNNTEIQNELVNSLVKTLDLSSNPLDSLSLLSLKNSALLGYVTDLALLMALRLKSLKEQDKNSLNQERDNLLKSTVTNRVVLEKGVKSLENKMSYQLEKMVNAYHRREKEQDDVEKKINENNASDVGDVGSSSEGSDGGEEEEEEEEEEEEEEGLNFKPNPSALLNRKNQNVNSGKTMAGGDDNEGEAKSNEKYRPPKISATAINDPDKQVKGRKQRNLQSMDEYLQDISEAPSMEKSIGSTIINNGRDMKSRKQMEKEAEIQRYEEENFTRLPATKTKEDKRARAKRMRNEFMGEDWSMFDNNMNPDEASGAKKRKRLSAWERAKRKIDH; translated from the coding sequence ATGTCCTTAACTAATCAAGAATCTTTAGACGATTTATTGTTATCAATATCGGAATCAGTTGATTCCACAGCATCTGTGCTTGGTAAAATTGAGAATGATTTCGACTTGAATAATACAGAGATACAAAATGAACTTGTTAACTCATTGGTCAAGACATTGGACTTATCTTCCAACCCTTTAGATTCTTTATCCTTGTTATCCTTGAAGAATTCTGCATTACTGGGCTATGTGACTGATTTAGCATTGCTAATGGCATTAAGGTTAAAAAGTTTAAAAGAGCAGGATAAAAATTCATTAAATCAAGAGAGGGAtaatttattgaaatcaacagtAACAAATCGTGTTGTATTAGAGAAGGGGGTGAAGTCATTAGAAAATAAGATGAGCTATCAACTAGAGAAAATGGTAAATGCATACCATAGAAGggaaaaagaacaagatgatgttgagaaaaagataaacGAGAATAACGCTTCTGATGTTGGCGATGTTGGAAGTAGCTCTGAAGGTAGTGACGgtggtgaagaagaagaagaagaagaagaagaagaagaagaagaagaaggacTGAACTTTAAACCAAATCCATCTGCTTTACTAAACCGTAAAAACCAAAATGTAAACTCAGGCAAAACAATGGCAGGGGGAGATGACAACGAAGGGGAGGCTAAAtctaatgaaaaatataggCCTCCAAAGATTTCTGCTACTGCCATCAATGATCCAGATAAGCAAGTCAAGGggagaaaacaaagaaaccTACAAAGTATGGATGAATATCTACAAGATATCAGTGAAGCTCCATCCATGGAAAAATCTATCGGTTCAACCATTATCAACAATGGTAGAGATATGAAGTCTAGaaaacaaatggaaaaagaagCTGAAATCCAACGCtatgaggaagaaaactTTACCAGACTACCAGCTACAAAGACAAAGGAAGACAAAAGAGCTCGTGCCAAGAGAATGCGGAATGAATTCATGGGTGAAGATTGGAGTATGTTTGATAACAACATGAACCCCGATGAAGCCTCCGGCGCAAAGAAACGGAAGAGATTAAGTGCATGGGAAAGAGCAAAACGGAAAATCGATCATTAA